TACCTCAGGTTTCCGCGGATGTCATTTTTGGGTGTTTGAACTTTTTATAAAAATTCAGATTAGGTTTTTGCCGGGTAGGGACAGGACAATGTCTTGTCCCTACCCAAAAACATCATCTAAAAAACTATACCGCCCCTGATCATTCAATGGCTTCGGCCACAAATTCAATTTCCAGCCGGACCTGGTCATCAACGGTATCCACTGCCGGCACGTCGGGAATGAATAAGTCAAAATCGGTATAGAGAAAGTCGGTGGTGGCGGTGGCCTGGATGCGCGACTCTGAAACGGCAGTGGCCGTAACCTCAAAGGTAGTGGGGCGGGTCACGTCGGTAATGCTCAACTCGCCGGTCACCTGAAAGGTATAAGTTTCACCTACCGCTCCGCTTGCCGGCAGGCCGTTCAATTCCGTTGGCCTGAAGGTGATAAATTCGTAATCGTCCGTAAGCAAAATCCGATTTTTAATGGCCCGGTTTCGAAACTGATTATCTGTAGCCAGGGTGCGGGCGTTCACCTGAATGGCCCCCATCTGCGTTGCCGCCAGGTTGGCGGGAGCAAGGGCAAACTGGCCGGCAACTTGGTTCGTAACCCCCATCACGGTAATGGGGTCGCCTCGCAGCACCTCGTCAATATAAAAACGGGCTTCGGATTCGGCGGGAACGATTTCAAAAATAATTGGGGCCGTTTCATCAGATGGCGCGGGTTCTGTTTCAATGGCTGTCTCTTCCATAAGAACAACAGTCGCTGTAGGCGCGGCGGCTTCAGGTCCAGATTCTGCCTCCGGCTCTGTCTCCGGGCCGGTTTCTGTCTCAAGTTCAGGCTCGGTGGTGGGCGCGATTGTTTCGGCGGCAGGATTAATTTGGGCTATGGTTGGGGTGGAGGCCGCCGGCAGAGGAATGGCCTCGATGGGGCCGCTGGCCTGCTCGGGCGGTTTCAGAAACAAATAAACAATTATCCCGACGGCAATAATGAGTATCACCGCCATAACAATGACTATTTTTTTGATCATTTCAATTTTTCTGGCGCTATTGGCCATCCTCCTCATTTAAATTTTTGCAACATCAGGTTACAGTTTACCCCGGTTAGATTAAAATAAACGGAGAAAAACCTGAAAAATTTTAAAAATGGGAGGTTATCCTTTAATAAATAATAAGAGAGACGGCTTAGTAGCCGTCTCTCTTATTATTTTTTACCCAGTTGACCGTCCGCTATTCTTTCATCCACCTTTCAATGAGATTCAGCAGAAACCATAACCCCAGAATAATGGCAGCGCCGGGCAACAAACAGGCCAGCCCGGCCAGGGCATCCTGAAATCCCCAAATAAGGTAAATCAAGCCTGCGCCGATACCTACCAATACAATCAACACCAGGATAAGCAAAAAACGATCTTGCTTGCGGCGCGTTTTGCGATAATTGGTAGGTTCATGGGGCATTTAAAACTTCCAGTTGTGAATTTTTGAGTTATCATTGACTCCAACTGAGCATCCGCTCTTCAACGCCGTTGTATTGCAGCCCAAGCTGGGCCTGCACGGCCGCATCAAAAAGCGGGTGTTGGTTGCTGCCATCCGCGTTCATAACCCAAATTTCCCACCGGCCGGTGCGGTCGGTAATAAAAGCAATTTGCGAGCCGTCGGGCGACCAAGCGGGGGCGGCGTTGTTAAAAGAATGAGGCTGTTCGCCCCTCAATTGCTGTTCTACCAGGGTAATGATTGACGTTTCGGTCAGGCGGCGGCGGTTGCTGCCATCGGCGTTCATTACGTGCACTTCCCAGTGATCGTTTTGCCAATAAGTGGCCGCAATTTGGCTGCCATCCGGCGAAAACACCGGCGCGTAGTCGTTAGCGTCGTCGGTCAGCAGCCAGCGTGTAGCCTGGTTAAGGTCCAAACTCACCAAGCCCTGCTCGCCGTTGTAAACTACCTGCCAATCATTGGCCGGACTCCAGGTGGCCGCATAGGAGAAACGGTCGGCGGGCAGGGCTTCAAAAGCGCCGGTGGCTACGTCAACTTCGCGCAAACCCCAGTAGGGGTGGGGGAGCAGGGTATAACAAATTTTCATTTCCCTGCTACCGTCGTCATCTATCTCTATTTTTATTTCAAAGTAATCCCCATCTTCATCGGCCATAAGCGGGTCGTTGGGGCGGCGGCTGGTGCATTTATATTCGGGCACAAAACGCCCGCCGGTTACAAAATTGAGCACAATCCGGCGGCCATCGGGCGACCATGTGGGCGATTTGGGCTGGCGCACATCGTTCAAAATAATCCGCTCGCCCGTGCCGTCAATATTGATCACGC
This Anaerolineae bacterium DNA region includes the following protein-coding sequences:
- a CDS encoding YceI family protein, producing the protein MIKKIVIVMAVILIIAVGIIVYLFLKPPEQASGPIEAIPLPAASTPTIAQINPAAETIAPTTEPELETETGPETEPEAESGPEAAAPTATVVLMEETAIETEPAPSDETAPIIFEIVPAESEARFYIDEVLRGDPITVMGVTNQVAGQFALAPANLAATQMGAIQVNARTLATDNQFRNRAIKNRILLTDDYEFITFRPTELNGLPASGAVGETYTFQVTGELSITDVTRPTTFEVTATAVSESRIQATATTDFLYTDFDLFIPDVPAVDTVDDQVRLEIEFVAEAIE
- a CDS encoding PD40 domain-containing protein produces the protein MNSNNISVKALKWTTGYLWPAMLLLLGLITIFVPQAAAQGDDSPTLTVIAPVLSVRTGPDMTYEVIDYLMQGEQVTAIGYNATSDWWQVELPAGNSGWISGKSYYVSIKGDPTYFAPLQSNNLAAPVPAPSSLPSTIVFQTASGGDIYAINANGANLRYLTTGMDPALSPDGQQVAFTRWVSDGHGSLGSLGVINIDGTGERIILNDVRQPKSPTWSPDGRRIVLNFVTGGRFVPEYKCTSRRPNDPLMADEDGDYFEIKIEIDDDGSREMKICYTLLPHPYWGLREVDVATGAFEALPADRFSYAATWSPANDWQVVYNGEQGLVSLDLNQATRWLLTDDANDYAPVFSPDGSQIAATYWQNDHWEVHVMNADGSNRRRLTETSIITLVEQQLRGEQPHSFNNAAPAWSPDGSQIAFITDRTGRWEIWVMNADGSNQHPLFDAAVQAQLGLQYNGVEERMLSWSQ